The Methanoplanus sp. FWC-SCC4 genome has a window encoding:
- a CDS encoding chorismate mutase has translation MDLKEAREELAAIDREIVTLIKKRSDFASVIRDAKKESGTPVRDEKQRMGVLLRAMGFAEDSGLDPERICEIFEILIEMNEDMQRKLSK, from the coding sequence ATGGATCTAAAAGAGGCAAGGGAAGAACTGGCCGCAATAGATAGGGAAATAGTAACGCTCATCAAAAAAAGGAGTGATTTTGCCTCTGTTATCAGGGATGCAAAAAAAGAGTCGGGAACTCCCGTGCGTGATGAAAAACAGCGTATGGGGGTTCTTTTAAGGGCGATGGGATTTGCAGAGGATAGCGGTCTTGATCCTGAAAGAATATGCGAAATTTTTGAAATTCTGATTGAGATGAACGAGGATATGCAGCGAAAACTCTCAAAATAA
- a CDS encoding PAS domain-containing protein: MTGFLPDFFRDKQDKKDKNIYMEVFLKSPVGMCVITHPGFLIKIVNEAFADLFGLGKDEITGKLFAEIWTKCRERDEFMVSLRTAGTVFEAPYTIETKTGRIFSVRLSGAKIDDDNFLICALPA, translated from the coding sequence ATGACAGGATTTCTGCCTGATTTTTTCCGTGACAAACAGGATAAAAAAGATAAAAACATCTACATGGAAGTTTTTTTAAAATCCCCTGTCGGAATGTGCGTAATAACACACCCCGGCTTTCTGATAAAGATTGTAAACGAAGCTTTTGCAGATCTGTTCGGACTTGGAAAAGATGAGATTACAGGGAAACTTTTCGCAGAGATTTGGACTAAATGCAGAGAAAGGGACGAATTTATGGTCTCCCTCAGAACCGCCGGCACGGTTTTTGAGGCACCATACACCATAGAGACTAAAACAGGTAGGATATTTAGTGTAAGACTCTCAGGTGCAAAAATTGACGACGATAATTTCCTGATTTGTGCACTGCCGGCATAA
- the argB gene encoding acetylglutamate kinase — MNRVDVLMEAMPYIQKFHGKTVVVKLGGHAMVDPDVLDTVIQDVVLLHYVGMKIVIVHGGGPEITNKMKAMGKEPKFVGGLRITDNETLEIAQMVLVGKINDGIVSLIAKFGAAGVGLSGNDGNLLIAKKMAMQKIMVNEIEEEVDLGHVGEIEEVNPEILERLLESGYIPVITPIAIDRKGLSLNVNADTAAGDIAIALNAYKFINMSDIDGVMNAQRTRIYHRLNYSEAMNLIKDGTIVGGMIPKLSACLKCLDNGVRHCHIINGNKDHNLLIELFTHDGIGTMIKKKS, encoded by the coding sequence ATGAACCGAGTAGATGTCTTAATGGAGGCAATGCCCTATATCCAGAAGTTTCACGGCAAAACAGTTGTTGTGAAGCTCGGCGGGCATGCAATGGTCGATCCGGATGTCCTTGACACAGTAATCCAGGATGTTGTTCTTCTGCATTATGTCGGAATGAAGATTGTAATAGTTCACGGCGGAGGGCCTGAGATTACAAACAAAATGAAGGCAATGGGCAAGGAGCCGAAATTTGTCGGGGGTCTCCGCATCACAGACAACGAAACGCTTGAGATCGCCCAGATGGTTCTTGTCGGAAAAATAAATGACGGTATCGTCTCCCTTATTGCAAAGTTCGGGGCAGCCGGTGTAGGTCTTTCCGGAAATGACGGAAATCTTCTCATTGCAAAAAAGATGGCCATGCAGAAGATCATGGTCAACGAGATAGAGGAAGAGGTTGATCTGGGCCATGTCGGAGAGATAGAAGAGGTAAACCCGGAAATCCTCGAAAGGCTCCTTGAAAGCGGATATATACCCGTTATTACTCCGATTGCAATCGACAGAAAAGGGCTGAGCCTTAATGTGAACGCCGATACTGCGGCAGGTGACATTGCAATTGCACTCAATGCTTACAAATTCATCAACATGTCAGATATTGACGGCGTTATGAATGCACAGAGAACAAGAATTTATCACCGCTTAAATTACAGCGAGGCAATGAATCTTATTAAGGACGGAACAATCGTCGGCGGTATGATTCCAAAACTCTCTGCATGCCTTAAATGCCTTGACAACGGTGTCCGCCACTGCCACATAATAAACGGGAACAAGGATCACAATCTTCTAATTGAGCTTTTCACCCATGACGGCATAGGCACAATGATCAAAAAGAAATCATAA
- the argJ gene encoding bifunctional ornithine acetyltransferase/N-acetylglutamate synthase yields the protein MKSICAVLGVEAAGIKEGKYGLALIKASGTAAAVFTKNIFAAAPVILMKERMENGVLDGIIVNSGNANVYTGEQGLKDTERMAEIAAEAFKTTPERVGVASTGVIGRFLDTGIIEDQCRRISGNITSDEDAEIQAAKAIMTTDLAEKHALVQKPGFSVAGIAKGSGMIAPNMGTMLGFLYTDAEIPADELKTLLQKAVRRSFNRVVVDGDTSTNDCVFITATGKKGKADPDEFYEALEEVCINLAKMIAKDGEGATKFIEVEVTGTKTEEDAEIIAKTVVGSPLVKTAVYGEDPNWGRIIAAAGRAGVSFDPLEMTISISNGEETVVLARKGENLADIKVNPENLAAAKSLMKGKTVIFKLSLESGSEKATAFGCDFTEKYVEINGKYTT from the coding sequence TTGAAGAGTATTTGTGCAGTTTTGGGAGTGGAGGCCGCAGGAATAAAGGAGGGGAAATACGGCCTTGCACTTATTAAGGCATCCGGCACGGCAGCTGCGGTGTTTACAAAGAACATTTTCGCGGCAGCACCTGTCATCCTTATGAAAGAGAGGATGGAAAACGGTGTTCTCGACGGAATTATCGTAAACTCAGGGAATGCAAACGTCTATACAGGCGAACAGGGTCTAAAAGACACAGAACGGATGGCAGAAATTGCTGCCGAAGCCTTCAAAACAACCCCTGAAAGAGTTGGTGTTGCAAGCACAGGTGTTATCGGAAGATTCCTTGATACCGGAATTATTGAGGATCAGTGCAGGAGAATTTCCGGCAATATCACATCAGATGAAGATGCCGAGATTCAGGCGGCAAAGGCAATAATGACAACAGACCTTGCCGAGAAGCATGCACTCGTCCAAAAGCCCGGTTTTTCAGTTGCCGGAATAGCAAAGGGCAGCGGTATGATAGCCCCGAATATGGGAACAATGCTCGGATTCCTCTACACTGATGCAGAGATTCCGGCAGACGAACTCAAGACTCTCCTCCAAAAAGCCGTTCGGAGAAGTTTTAACCGTGTGGTGGTCGACGGTGACACATCGACAAACGACTGCGTTTTTATAACAGCAACAGGAAAGAAGGGCAAAGCTGATCCGGATGAATTTTATGAGGCTCTCGAAGAGGTCTGCATAAACCTTGCAAAGATGATTGCAAAAGACGGCGAGGGTGCAACCAAATTCATAGAAGTTGAGGTCACAGGGACGAAGACGGAAGAAGACGCAGAAATTATTGCAAAAACGGTTGTCGGATCTCCACTTGTAAAAACAGCAGTCTACGGCGAAGATCCAAACTGGGGAAGGATCATCGCTGCCGCAGGACGTGCGGGTGTTTCATTCGATCCTCTGGAGATGACAATTTCAATCAGCAACGGAGAGGAGACGGTTGTTCTGGCAAGAAAGGGAGAAAACCTTGCTGACATTAAGGTGAATCCTGAAAATCTTGCAGCGGCAAAGAGTCTGATGAAGGGCAAAACAGTGATTTTTAAGCTCTCCCTTGAGAGCGGAAGTGAAAAAGCAACCGCATTTGGCTGCGATTTTACTGAAAAATATGTTGAAATCAACGGGAAGTACACTACATGA
- a CDS encoding CBS domain-containing protein, whose translation MLIKDVMTPNPVTITLNAKVREAAGILRKYRIGGIPVMEGERVVGIVTETDILSLLEVGELSEDLWLPSPLEVIEVPVREFINWEKTKKALSDIGDSPISDIMSSDIVSIEDDADIEDGAKLMLAEGIARLPVIRNDRLVGIVTRQDIVRGITMTEEKPEEQE comes from the coding sequence ATGCTGATTAAAGATGTAATGACACCAAACCCCGTGACAATCACACTTAATGCAAAAGTGCGTGAGGCTGCAGGGATTTTAAGAAAATACAGAATAGGCGGAATACCTGTGATGGAAGGGGAGAGGGTCGTAGGAATTGTGACCGAAACAGATATCCTTTCACTCCTCGAGGTAGGGGAATTAAGTGAAGACCTCTGGCTTCCTTCTCCTCTTGAGGTAATAGAAGTCCCTGTGCGGGAGTTCATAAACTGGGAAAAGACAAAAAAGGCATTATCAGACATCGGAGACAGCCCGATTTCCGATATAATGAGCTCGGATATCGTTTCTATCGAGGACGATGCCGATATTGAGGACGGGGCAAAACTCATGCTTGCAGAGGGGATAGCCCGTCTTCCCGTGATTAGAAACGACAGACTTGTCGGAATCGTCACCAGACAGGATATTGTACGCGGCATCACCATGACTGAGGAAAAACCCGAAGAACAGGAGTAA